The proteins below come from a single Calditrichota bacterium genomic window:
- a CDS encoding GTP cyclohydrolase I FolE2, with the protein MRDVQNEIDSRRIEIDKVGVKNLRYPICLQDKANEKQHTIASINMFVNLPHQFRGTHMSRFVEILNKYRREIDIQNMGTIMKEMKERLHAESAHLEIEFPYFIEKEAPVSKSKSIMEYQCRFIGEITDRMRIYLGVSVPIMTVCPCSKEISDYGAHNQRGMIHVLLRFKGFLWIEDVIALVENCGSGSVYALLKREDEKYVTEHSYDNPNFVEDVVRNVAQKFNKNKNIIWYKVEVESYESIHNHDAYASITKPY; encoded by the coding sequence ATGCGCGACGTGCAGAACGAAATAGATTCGAGACGAATCGAAATTGATAAGGTTGGCGTAAAGAATTTGCGCTATCCGATCTGTTTGCAGGATAAGGCAAACGAAAAACAACACACCATTGCGTCAATCAATATGTTCGTCAACCTGCCGCATCAATTTCGCGGAACGCACATGAGTCGCTTTGTGGAAATTTTGAACAAATACCGCCGGGAGATCGACATCCAGAACATGGGCACAATTATGAAGGAAATGAAAGAACGGCTTCATGCGGAGTCGGCTCATCTGGAGATTGAATTTCCCTATTTCATCGAAAAAGAGGCGCCGGTTTCCAAATCAAAATCAATCATGGAATATCAGTGCCGCTTCATCGGAGAAATCACCGACCGCATGCGCATCTATCTCGGCGTGTCCGTGCCGATCATGACGGTTTGCCCCTGTTCCAAAGAAATTTCCGATTACGGCGCCCATAATCAGCGCGGGATGATTCATGTGCTGCTCCGATTCAAAGGATTTTTGTGGATCGAAGACGTCATCGCGCTGGTGGAAAATTGCGGCTCCGGTTCCGTGTACGCGCTGCTCAAACGAGAAGATGAAAAATATGTCACCGAACATTCTTACGACAACCCGAATTTTGTAGAAGATGTTGTGAGAAATGTCGCCCAAAAATTTAACAAAAATAAAAATATTATCTGGTACAAGGTTGAAGTGGAGAGTTACGAAAGCATTCACAACCATGATGCTTACGCATCGATAACCAAGCCTTATTGA
- the ndk gene encoding nucleoside-diphosphate kinase — protein sequence MKQRTLAILKPDCVRKNLIGKVVKRIEEAGFKIVAMKMVKLDSNTAGEFYAVHKQRPFFYDLVAFMSSGPCVPLVLEKENAIEDFRKLIGATDPAQAKEGTIRKLYADSKEQNMVHGSDAPETAEYEIKYFFSAKELVENYK from the coding sequence ATGAAACAAAGGACGCTGGCGATTCTGAAACCGGATTGCGTGAGAAAAAATTTGATCGGCAAAGTCGTCAAACGAATTGAAGAAGCAGGATTCAAAATTGTAGCAATGAAAATGGTCAAGCTGGATTCCAATACCGCCGGAGAATTTTATGCGGTACACAAACAGAGACCTTTTTTTTATGATCTCGTCGCATTTATGTCTTCGGGTCCGTGCGTTCCCCTGGTGCTGGAAAAAGAGAACGCCATAGAAGATTTTCGCAAATTAATCGGTGCCACTGATCCGGCGCAGGCGAAAGAAGGCACGATTCGAAAACTTTACGCCGACAGCAAAGAGCAAAACATGGTTCATGGCTCTGATGCGCCGGAAACTGCCGAGTACGAAATCAAATATTTCTTTTCCGCCAAAGAATTGGTGGAAAATTACAAATAA
- a CDS encoding response regulator transcription factor, protein MAKKARVLVIDKDPDFLGKVKSALETEGFEVITALTTQQGLDEVQYEQPDCVVMELMMEKHDSGFTFARSIKSNPLYHDVKIFLVSSAKEKTGFEFSQQEDGHWMKTDAYADKPIAAEEVVSRVKKLLDKENK, encoded by the coding sequence GTGGCAAAAAAAGCAAGGGTATTGGTCATTGACAAAGATCCCGATTTTTTAGGAAAAGTGAAATCTGCTCTGGAGACAGAAGGCTTCGAAGTTATCACTGCTCTGACGACACAACAGGGTCTGGATGAAGTACAGTATGAGCAACCGGACTGCGTGGTCATGGAACTGATGATGGAAAAACATGATAGCGGCTTTACTTTTGCCAGATCCATCAAATCCAATCCTTTGTACCACGATGTTAAGATTTTTCTTGTTTCATCTGCAAAAGAAAAGACCGGTTTTGAATTTTCCCAGCAAGAAGACGGGCATTGGATGAAGACGGATGCCTATGCAGACAAGCCGATCGCAGCGGAAGAAGTT